One genomic region from Rhizomicrobium palustre encodes:
- a CDS encoding di-trans,poly-cis-decaprenylcistransferase — translation MPSSLHSQDGKLHVAVIMDGNGRWAGERGLPRKKGHVAGIDALRRVVRAAPDANISTLTVYAFSSDNWKRPEEEVGELMDLFRHYLDAETEDLVRDGVKLSVIGRRDRLPADLIQEIERAEAATEWGDLLHLRVAVDYSARDMILEAAKRAVEGDGLTREAVSAALGAPDVDLLIRTSGEQRLSDFLLWECAYAELYFTSMHWPDFGEAELKNAVAAFHQRERRFGALATAAE, via the coding sequence ATGCCAAGCTCTCTACATTCCCAAGACGGAAAGCTTCATGTCGCGGTCATCATGGATGGCAATGGCCGCTGGGCCGGTGAACGCGGCCTGCCGCGCAAAAAGGGACATGTTGCGGGCATCGATGCCCTGCGCCGCGTAGTCCGCGCCGCCCCGGACGCCAATATCAGCACGCTGACGGTCTATGCGTTTTCGAGCGACAATTGGAAACGCCCTGAGGAGGAAGTGGGCGAGCTGATGGACCTCTTCCGCCATTACCTTGATGCGGAGACCGAGGATCTGGTGCGCGATGGCGTCAAGCTTTCGGTGATTGGCCGCCGCGATCGTTTGCCCGCCGACCTCATTCAGGAAATCGAGCGCGCCGAAGCCGCCACGGAATGGGGCGATCTTTTACACTTGCGCGTCGCGGTGGATTACTCCGCCCGCGACATGATCCTGGAGGCCGCTAAACGCGCGGTGGAAGGCGACGGGCTGACGCGCGAAGCTGTGTCGGCAGCGCTGGGCGCGCCGGATGTCGATCTTCTCATCCGCACCAGCGGCGAGCAGCGGCTCTCCGATTTCCTGCTCTGGGAATGCGCCTATGCCGAACTCTACTTCACCTCCATGCACTGGCCCGATTTCGGCGAGGCGGAGCTGAAAAACGCGGTGGCTGCCTTCCATCAGCGCGAACGCCGCTTCGGCGCGCTTGCCACCGCCGCCGAATAG